The following proteins are co-located in the Motilibacter rhizosphaerae genome:
- a CDS encoding response regulator transcription factor: MARVLVVEDDQDARLLISACLRRAGHTVLTAESGYQALSLVFEEGLPEAAVLDLHMPGMDGFDVLTALQATGLAGANTVVLTAVQGSSARAAVTARGAHYLAKPFYPSELTAAVEECTSAA, from the coding sequence ATGGCACGGGTGCTGGTGGTCGAGGACGACCAGGACGCGCGGCTGCTCATCAGCGCGTGCCTGCGTCGCGCGGGGCACACCGTGCTCACCGCGGAGAGCGGCTACCAGGCGCTCTCCCTGGTGTTCGAGGAGGGCCTGCCCGAGGCCGCCGTGCTCGACCTGCACATGCCCGGGATGGACGGCTTCGACGTGCTCACCGCACTGCAGGCGACCGGCCTCGCGGGCGCGAACACGGTCGTGCTCACCGCCGTGCAGGGCAGCTCCGCCCGCGCCGCCGTGACCGCCCGCGGCGCGCACTACCTCGCGAAGCCGTTCTACCCCAGCGAGCTGACCGCGGCCGTCGAGGAGTGCACCTCCGCGGCGTAG
- a CDS encoding sucrase ferredoxin — protein MPSPEPTASRCAVASRASGESGVGTAPPVRRWLLLEQPGPWSRTALQEVLAALPGDVRATVARLTREAGLRTLLVRRPGGGALHEGARRVHLGSCAGTASWLEALDVPDLAALADVPLDALAAGEPLGLGAPAGPLALVCTHGTKDLCCAVDGRPVAAALAQAYGEAAWECSHVGGDRFAGNLVVAPHGEFHGRVEAEGGLATFAAALAGEVRPTTMRGRASYDPWQQTAEVEVRAQLGLLARGDVECGPARPDGSTARVPVTLPSGGVEVLVERRVGHTLEASRCRPGMELFAYEAALPGR, from the coding sequence GTGCCCTCGCCCGAGCCCACCGCCTCCCGCTGCGCGGTAGCGTCCCGGGCCTCCGGGGAGTCCGGCGTCGGGACGGCCCCGCCCGTACGCCGCTGGCTGCTCCTCGAGCAGCCCGGGCCGTGGTCGCGCACCGCGCTGCAGGAGGTGCTCGCCGCGCTCCCCGGTGACGTGCGCGCGACGGTCGCCCGGCTCACGCGGGAGGCAGGGCTGCGCACGCTGCTGGTCCGCCGGCCGGGCGGTGGCGCCCTGCACGAGGGCGCGCGCCGCGTCCACCTGGGCTCCTGCGCGGGTACGGCGTCCTGGCTCGAGGCGCTGGACGTGCCCGACCTCGCTGCGCTGGCGGACGTCCCCCTCGACGCGCTGGCCGCGGGGGAGCCGCTCGGGCTCGGCGCACCGGCGGGCCCGCTCGCGCTCGTCTGCACGCACGGGACCAAGGACCTCTGCTGCGCGGTCGACGGGCGTCCTGTGGCGGCGGCGCTCGCCCAGGCGTACGGCGAGGCGGCGTGGGAGTGCTCGCACGTCGGCGGCGACCGCTTCGCGGGCAACCTCGTCGTCGCTCCCCACGGCGAGTTCCACGGGCGGGTCGAGGCCGAGGGCGGCCTCGCGACCTTCGCCGCCGCGCTCGCGGGTGAGGTGCGGCCGACGACGATGCGCGGGCGCGCGTCGTACGACCCGTGGCAGCAGACCGCCGAGGTCGAGGTCCGCGCGCAGCTCGGCCTGCTCGCCCGCGGCGACGTGGAGTGCGGGCCCGCACGGCCCGACGGCAGCACGGCGCGGGTGCCGGTCACCCTCCCGAGCGGAGGGGTCGAGGTCCTGGTCGAGCGGCGGGTCGGGCACACGCTGGAGGCCAGCCGCTGCCGGCCGGGGATGGAGCTGTTCGCGTACGAGGCCGCGCTCCCCGGTCGCTAG
- a CDS encoding TetR/AcrR family transcriptional regulator: protein MSTRREITRAATVAEIKQTALRLMREQGTTNIRFADIARAMSMTAPALYRYFSGRDELLTGMIEDAWTDLADELEKSLADVHEPDPVAEFRAVCAAYRRWALADTARLNLAFGLPVPGYAAPAEGPHMDGAARAFSAIAGTVLHAEALGHPVTPLTPPMSPELCAELTRGKGVEHPPAALSPELTQALLHTWASLHGFVTLEANGHFHWASGQHTVQMFDGLVSGLAGYIGLIEPVRPAP, encoded by the coding sequence GTGAGCACGCGACGCGAGATCACCCGGGCGGCGACGGTGGCGGAGATCAAGCAGACCGCGCTGCGCCTGATGCGCGAGCAGGGCACGACGAACATCCGCTTCGCCGACATCGCCCGCGCCATGAGCATGACGGCGCCTGCGCTCTACCGGTACTTCTCCGGCCGTGACGAGCTGCTGACCGGGATGATCGAGGACGCCTGGACCGACCTCGCCGACGAGCTCGAGAAGAGCCTCGCCGACGTGCACGAGCCGGACCCGGTGGCGGAGTTCCGGGCGGTCTGCGCCGCGTACCGGCGATGGGCGCTCGCTGACACCGCCCGGCTCAACCTCGCCTTCGGCCTCCCGGTGCCGGGGTACGCCGCCCCCGCCGAGGGCCCGCACATGGACGGCGCGGCCCGCGCGTTCAGCGCCATCGCCGGGACGGTGCTCCACGCCGAGGCGCTGGGGCACCCGGTCACCCCGCTCACGCCGCCGATGAGCCCCGAGCTCTGCGCCGAGCTGACCCGCGGCAAGGGCGTCGAGCACCCGCCGGCTGCGCTCTCCCCCGAGCTCACCCAGGCGCTGCTGCACACCTGGGCGAGCCTGCACGGCTTCGTCACGCTCGAGGCCAACGGGCACTTCCACTGGGCCAGCGGCCAGCACACCGTGCAGATGTTCGACGGGCTGGTCAGCGGCCTGGCGGGCTACATCGGGCTCATCGAGCCGGTGCGGCCGGCGCCCTAG
- a CDS encoding fasciclin domain-containing protein — MSSSGSMASSAPMTSDSSMASSAPMASDSAMASDTPMASSGAEAATLVGSGCAAYAKAVPSGAGSVAGMAQDPVATAASNNPLLKTLVAAVSGKLNPKVNLVDTLNSGKFTVFAPVDAAFKKVPAATLKKLSTDQALLTKVLTYHVLDGQISPDKIAGTQKTLEGSTVKVAGSGNNLTVNGNHVICGGVQTANATVYLIDGVLTPTK, encoded by the coding sequence ATGTCCTCGAGCGGCAGCATGGCCTCGAGCGCGCCGATGACCTCCGACAGCTCGATGGCCTCGAGCGCGCCGATGGCGTCGGACAGCGCGATGGCGTCCGACACGCCGATGGCGTCCAGCGGTGCCGAGGCCGCGACCCTCGTCGGTTCGGGCTGTGCGGCGTACGCCAAGGCGGTGCCGAGCGGCGCCGGCTCGGTCGCGGGCATGGCGCAGGACCCGGTGGCCACTGCAGCCTCGAACAACCCGCTGCTCAAGACCCTGGTCGCCGCCGTCTCCGGCAAGCTCAACCCCAAGGTCAACCTCGTGGACACCCTCAACAGCGGCAAGTTCACGGTCTTCGCCCCGGTCGACGCGGCCTTCAAGAAGGTCCCGGCCGCCACGCTGAAGAAGCTCAGCACCGACCAGGCGCTGCTCACCAAGGTGCTGACCTACCACGTGCTCGACGGGCAGATCAGCCCCGACAAGATCGCCGGCACGCAGAAGACCCTCGAGGGCAGCACCGTCAAGGTCGCCGGCAGCGGGAACAACCTGACCGTCAACGGCAACCACGTCATCTGCGGTGGCGTGCAGACCGCCAACGCGACCGTCTACCTCATCGACGGCGTGCTGACGCCCACGAAGTAG
- a CDS encoding AGE family epimerase/isomerase: protein MTPLLRTPDASSGPATPEHRAELTAEAARLVDFARSSVHPDGGFGWLDDQGRLVREHPVELWLTCRMTHVAALALLAGDESTAALVDEGVRALRCRLHDDVHGGWYAAVGPDGPVKDAKESYGHSFVLLAASSALRAGRDGARELLDDALAVHDARFWREDDGLVVDVWDRGWTELEDYRGVNANMHTVEALLAVADVTGDERYRQRALRITTRVLGWAAGNDWRIPEHFDSSWTPLPDYNRADPGHQFRPYGATVGHALEWSRLALDLAAALGEQAPRELRDGAEQLFRGAVADGWAADGADGFVYTTDWDGSPVVRQRLHWVVAEGLAAASSLFAATGEPSYAEHYATWWAYAREHLLDLEGGSWRHELDPENRPAATVWSGKPDVYHAYQAVLVPRLPLAPSFATAIADGLLD from the coding sequence ATGACGCCGCTGCTCCGCACGCCCGACGCCTCCTCCGGCCCCGCCACCCCCGAGCACCGCGCGGAGCTGACGGCCGAGGCCGCCAGGCTGGTCGACTTCGCCCGCAGCAGCGTCCACCCCGACGGCGGGTTCGGCTGGCTCGACGACCAGGGCCGGCTGGTGCGCGAGCACCCGGTCGAGCTGTGGTTGACCTGCCGGATGACGCACGTCGCCGCCCTCGCCCTGCTCGCGGGGGACGAGAGCACGGCCGCGCTCGTCGACGAGGGCGTGCGCGCCCTTCGCTGCCGGCTGCACGACGACGTCCACGGCGGCTGGTACGCCGCGGTGGGCCCCGACGGCCCGGTGAAGGACGCCAAGGAGTCGTACGGCCACTCCTTCGTCCTGCTGGCGGCGTCCTCCGCGCTGCGGGCCGGCCGGGACGGGGCGCGCGAGCTGCTCGACGACGCGCTCGCCGTGCACGACGCGCGGTTCTGGCGGGAGGACGACGGTCTCGTCGTCGACGTCTGGGACCGCGGCTGGACCGAGCTCGAGGACTACCGCGGCGTCAACGCCAACATGCACACCGTCGAGGCGCTGCTCGCGGTCGCCGACGTCACGGGCGACGAGCGCTACCGGCAGCGCGCGCTCCGGATCACCACCCGCGTGCTCGGCTGGGCGGCGGGCAACGACTGGCGGATCCCCGAGCACTTCGACAGCTCCTGGACCCCGCTGCCCGACTACAACCGCGCCGACCCCGGCCACCAGTTCCGCCCGTACGGCGCGACGGTGGGCCACGCGCTCGAGTGGTCGCGCCTGGCGCTGGACCTCGCCGCGGCCCTCGGGGAGCAGGCGCCGCGCGAGCTGCGCGACGGCGCGGAGCAGCTCTTCCGCGGTGCGGTCGCGGACGGCTGGGCGGCCGACGGCGCGGACGGCTTCGTCTACACCACGGACTGGGACGGGTCGCCGGTCGTCCGCCAGCGGCTGCACTGGGTCGTCGCCGAAGGCCTCGCGGCGGCCTCGAGCCTGTTCGCCGCCACGGGGGAGCCGTCCTACGCCGAGCACTACGCCACCTGGTGGGCGTACGCGCGGGAGCACCTGCTCGACCTCGAGGGCGGGTCCTGGCGCCACGAGCTCGACCCGGAGAACCGTCCCGCCGCGACGGTGTGGAGCGGCAAGCCGGACGTCTACCACGCGTACCAGGCGGTGCTCGTGCCGCGGCTTCCGCTCGCGCCGAGCTTCGCCACCGCGATCGCGGACGGGCTGCTGGACTAG